The proteins below come from a single Caulobacter segnis ATCC 21756 genomic window:
- the greA gene encoding transcription elongation factor GreA: protein MSVAFTKEGDSEAFAADLPDRPISSHPNLVTAEGLAHIEAELASARAAYAAAQSAGGAADGDRTAMARATRDLRYWSARRATAQLMERDPAKTVAQFGDRVTFEREDGRVQTFRIVGEDEADPAKGSVSYIAPIARALLGKAVGETAPAPGGEIEITAIA, encoded by the coding sequence GCGAGGCCTTCGCGGCCGATCTCCCGGATCGCCCGATCTCTTCCCATCCCAACCTCGTGACGGCTGAAGGGTTGGCCCACATCGAGGCCGAGCTCGCCTCGGCGCGCGCGGCCTACGCCGCCGCCCAGAGCGCCGGAGGCGCGGCCGACGGTGATCGCACCGCCATGGCGCGGGCCACGCGTGACCTGCGCTATTGGTCGGCGCGTCGCGCCACAGCCCAGCTGATGGAGCGCGACCCGGCCAAGACCGTCGCGCAGTTCGGCGACCGCGTGACCTTCGAGCGCGAGGACGGGCGTGTGCAGACCTTCCGCATCGTGGGCGAGGACGAAGCCGATCCGGCCAAGGGCTCGGTCTCCTATATCGCCCCGATCGCCAGAGCGCTTCTCGGCAAGGCCGTGGGCGAGACCGCGCCCGCGCCCGGCGGCGAGATCGAGATCACCGCGATCGCCTAG